In Cucurbita pepo subsp. pepo cultivar mu-cu-16 chromosome LG10, ASM280686v2, whole genome shotgun sequence, the DNA window AAACAGAAATTAATATACGTTCAATGAATTTCTAAACatggaaaaatgaaattaaaaaaatataataaataNAATTTCTGCATTTTAAACTGCCGATTGCTCCAGCTTCAATCTTCCGATTTTCTCTTCACAATTTTCGGATTCAAAATTCTTGACTCGTTCTCATCTCCTCATCACATCTACGGCACGCCCTGCTGCCGATCTCTCCTCCTTCCCCGTCGATCTTCTTCCTGTTTCCCAATCTCTCTGTCTCCCTCTGAGGTTCATCGCTTGGAAAATCGAATCAATCTGACGGTTCGTTGATTCTGCAGCTCAATCGGTATGTCTGTGTCTCAGTCTTTCTCTCAATCTTGGCTTCTGTGCTCATTTTAAATGGAATTTCATGGTGGAGGCTGTTCAAACGTGTCTTAGTACTTCTACCGTTTGGTAGAGTTGTGAAAAATGAAGGCATATGTTCACTATAATTGATCATTGTTATTAGGTCACTCCGATGTCTTTTTTTAcgtgttttaatttgattcctTTGCGTTcttcagttttctttttttcggtTTTGTTGCAACGTGATTTGCTTGATGTTCATGtgcataattttgaatatttgatgATTTATTCATGGTTGCTTTGGCTGTATTGTGAATTTTCTTGCTGAATTACTTTTGAGCAAAACTTATCACGATCTAATCCAATTCTATGGGGTTTGGTTTGATAAATTGGGAGATTGTGTCCTGAAATGGCTTCAGATTGATTCTTCCCAAACTTATAGCGTTTCACGAATCGTACCtattgaagattgttgggagggagttccacattggctaatttaggatcatgggtttacaagtaagaaatactatttccattggtacgagggttttgggaaaaccaaaagcaaagtcacgagagcttttgcgctcaaagtggatattatactattgtagagatccgtgattcttaacatggtattagagccatgcccttaatttagccatgtaagtagaatcctcaaatgtcataacaaagaagttgtgagcctcgaagctatagtaaaaaagtgactcaagtgttgaacaaatggtgtattttgATCGAGGgttccagagaaggagtcgaacctcgattaaggggagtcTGTTCAGAGGCTTTTCAAGTCTCAGAGAAGGCTTTATGATGTACTTTTTTCaagaggattgttgggaggaagtCTCACCTTGGCTAATTTAAGAGGttaatcatgagtttataagtaaggaatactatctctattaaTTATTGGTACGAagtcttttgggaaaaccaaaagagaGCTTATgcccaaagtggacaatattatactattgtggagattcgtagTTCCCAACAACACTACACGTCGTAGTTCCCAACAACACTACACGTCGTAGTTCCCAACAACACTACACGTCGTAGTTCCCAACAACACTACACGTCGTAGTTCCCAACAACACTACACGTCGTAGTTCCCAACAACACTACACGTCGTAGTTCCCAACAACACTACACGCTAAAAGTTTCCTTGttaaatctatatattttctgaaatttcaaaCTTATAACCTTTGATGTAATTCTGCGTATGATAtggttgatttgatttggGAACATATTAGTCCATTGCAGTTAGAAGATGGCAGCAAAATACATAGTAGTTTCTACACTTGGAGCATTTGCATTTGCTTATATTTCTGATAATCTTGTTGCTGACAAGAAAATATTTGGAGGTAACAATCGGTCCTCATCATTTGGCTTTGCAGTTTCTTGCTCTATTCTCTTAATTTCTTGCTCTTTTCAATGGATTTCTTGTTCAGGAACAACCCCGAGTACTGTTTTAAACAGCGAGTGGTGGGAAGAAACTGACAAGAAATTCCAAGCATGGCCTCGTACCGCCGGCCCACCTGTGGTCATGAACCCCATCAGTCGCCAGAATTTCATTGTCAAAACCCGCTCTGAACCTTAAATGTTGCTTTGGTTGTCTATTTATACAATTTTGATTGGATAATTCTGCTTTTGGAAGTACTTCTTAGTCATTAAGCAGTTCTAACCTGCCTTCATATTTGATGAGGGGAACTGAAGGAATTGTTGTTGAGCTGATAGcctttttttattcttcctGTTTAAGTTGCATCATTGGCTTGTTTGCTATGTTGATGGTGTCAGGATGTTGATTCTGAATAAATCAGTGAAATGGGAAACTTCTCTTCCATGTCTCTTTCAGATGATGTAGAATGATCActgttcttatttatttactttcataAATCTTTTTCCATAGTTGATCACTTTCTATAGTTGTATAATTATTAGAATCTCACTTCGATtaaagagggaaacgaagcattccttgtaaaagtgtggaaaccactccctggtgtacacgttttaaaaaaccttgaggagaagctgagaagggaaagcccaaagacaTATCTATTggtggtggacttggacggttacatgGGTGCATAATCCAACCTTTGACACATGGGTTGGAGTGAAATACCAACACACCTATATTGTCCGTGACACATGCATGTGTCAtagggtagctcacttaggccacagggTATAGGGGTGATGGAGAGTTAGCACCATGTCACTCCTTAtcgtacattttgaggcatttccaATCCTTCTCGAGTAGATGTCTTTTTGGCAAGCAGACATACGGCTTCATGCATAGTCCATTGAGTTTTCggttgacaccaaatttggtgagcTTTCATCTTTTATATAGACCGACTAAATTCTCGCATGTCGAAACTCATGTTGAAATCCCAACTTTTGAGGTTATGGCTCAAGGCCCTACCCGACCTTTTCTTCGAGCTTGTGTATCGCTTCCTTCTCTCGAACTTTGTGTATGTCTCGACTTATCTTCAATGCACACtcttggtgtgttggatgatgcaccgtCCTCGAGCACATCATGACACTTCTCAATCTTGACCCATACATGACTGGATGGAAATCCCAACTTTTGAGGTTATGGCTCAAGGCCCTACCCGACCTTCTTCGAGCTTGTGTATCGCTTCGTTCTCTCGAACTTTGTGTATGTCTCGACTTATCTTCAATGCACACtcttggtgtgttggatgatgcaccgtCCTCGAGcgcatcatgacacttctCAATCTTGACCCATACATGACTGGATGGGCATCACTTGAAGGTCGCCCTTTGTCTATCTTGACGTGTgggggtcacaacctactttctCTAGTGAGGTTGTGACACAAGCGAGAGCactggccctcaagggggtggatctATTGGCCCTtccctcaagggggtggatctattggcccccaagggaatggattgtgaaatATCAtaggaaacgaagcatttctcaCCGGGCGTGGAAGTAAagtttttaaagaataaaaggTTTGTAAAGAATCATATGTTCTACGGTCCTTTCCAACTTTACTTCATGCTCAAATAATTTCTCAATCTCAGTAGAGCAACTCAACTCCCAACTATCTGTATTCAACTCAAAGGGGATTACACAAGAACCATTATGTAATAATATACTTTCCTTTGTCACAAATCTGGTTGGTTGATGATCAGAACACAACCAGACTACACAGTCATGTATGGACACTCACAAAGCAATTGCTTTAGTCGAGGACCCGAGCTCAATCTCCATTTCGAGTCGTTTTTCGCATCAAGCACGTCGAAAACTCCACGAACGCAGGAGCCCATCAATTTTGCTTGATCTCCATAAGCATTTCCAccactttcttcatttttggcCTTTTGGCTGGTATGCTATCAGTACAGAGCAATGCAATCTTGAGAGCTGCAAGCATCTCCTTCCTCCACCCGAACGACACCGTGCTCAGCCGGGAATCGAGTATCTGTTCGGGTGTCTCGCCTCGTGAAGGAGCACTAAGCACCCACTTCACCAAGTCTACTCCTTCACCAAACTCCTCATCCACTGGCATTCTAGTCGTGAGGATCTCGAGCAAAACGACACCGTAGCTATAAACGTTTCCTGGGGCCGTAACTTGCATTGTATACGCATATTCTGAACCGAGAACAAACAGTTAGAACTTAGAATCGAAAACTTAAAAGACGGTTCGATTCGAGCAAGTACCTGGTGGAATATAACCAAATGAACCTGCAATGGCACTAATACTAGCAGTGCCTCTTGATGGATCTAAAAGTTTTGATATCTCAACCTCTCCAACCAAAGGCTTGAAGTTTGCATCCAAAAGAATATTGGATGATGAAATATCAAGATGGATTATAGCCACATGATGAAGGAAAGCTAGCCCTTCTGCCGCTCCAACGGCGATCGAAAATCTCGTGGGCCAATCGGGTTCGTATTCGGGTTGTTTCGTAGACTCGTGAAGAAGCCGAGCCAATGTCCCGTTCGGTAAGTAACGATGAAGCAACAGAGCCACGTCTTCGTATATAACATACCCAATAAGTTGCAAAAGATTAGCATGGCTAAGTTTGCCAAGCCTTTCGAGCTCTCTGATCATCTTACTTTGATGATGAACGATCGTCTTATCCATCGATTTTAGTCTCTTAACCG includes these proteins:
- the LOC111803886 gene encoding uncharacterized protein LOC111803886, coding for MAAKYIVVSTLGAFAFAYISDNLVADKKIFGGTTPSTVLNSEWWEETDKKFQAWPRTAGPPVVMNPISRQNFIVKTRSEP